In the Sorghum bicolor cultivar BTx623 chromosome 4, Sorghum_bicolor_NCBIv3, whole genome shotgun sequence genome, AACACATCTCTTCTTGGTTATGGCTCTTTTTGGCATAGTTAGGGAAAATGCACCTGCAAATTTGAACCAATTAAAATTGAAATATTTGAGTCCCATTTTACTTGCTTTCAAGCCTCGACATGCTTTGGCACCAATATGATGTGAGGAATTTGTTGTCATCTGCTTGAACTGGCCCAGAATCCAGACTTGCCCTGTCTAATGAAATGTGAAGACTGACCACAATTGTCTTTCATTCAGGTGTTTCATCAAACCTTTTTTTTTATGTTCTGACAAATGTTGTTTTGTATTTATGCAGATGAAGATTCCAATGGTGAAATAGATCAACTGGAACTCAAGCATTGTTTCCAAAAGTTAGGCATCGAATCAACCGATGAGGAGATAAAAGCTCTGTTTCAGGCATGTGACATTTATGAACACATGGGCATGAAGTTCAATGAGTTTATCGTCTTCCTGTGTCTTGTTTATCTTCTAAATGATCCTGCAGTGTCTGAAGCAGTATCCTTGACACAGTACAAAAATACTTCAAAGTTCACTTTGTCTCTTTCTTTAGTGCAGGAAATCCACATAATGCggccatttttttaaaaaaaaattatccaAAGTCTGATTCTTTCTCTATCTCTATGGCAAACTAAGATATTAAACTTGTGGTATGTGTTTACCTGAGAATTAGAACTAACCATGATATACTACTTACTTTGTTGCATCCAGTAAGGCATATTAGTAGATCACATCAAGTTTTTCTGTGAGGTTTCAAAAGAATTTTAATAGATAAAAACAACTTATTGAACTCTCTGGTTTGAATATTTTGTATGACGTCATATAAGGAGGATACATTAGAGTATTAGACATGCCTCAGGTTGAGATcatatttctttttttgtttattcTGTCCCTTTGGATATTGCTTATGTCCTTGACATGCTGCTTtagagaaaaagaatgggatTAGGTAACCTTGAACCAACATTTGAGACATTGGTCGAGTCATTTGTCTTCTTGGACAAGAACAAAGATGGGTATGTCAGTAAAAGTGAGATGATACAAGCAATAAATGAGACCATTGGAGGAGAGCGCTCTTCTGGGCGCATAGGCGTGAAAAGATTTGGTGAGTTATCTCCTGGCACCATCATCCACACTCCCTAATTTCTACTGTATTAGCTTCTCAATAAAAAGGTCAGTTGGTTTTCACTAATATATTGGTATGCCACTACTTGTCAGTCCTCTTTTCTTTAGACACCATTGCTTGTTCTTGAGATATCAATTATGTGAATACCTTCTTTCCTTGGTGTGGCTGGATAGTTCTTTACTCGTTTTCAGAGCACGGTAAGTAGCTTTTGTAGGCTACAACTATTCATAGGATgttcttttccctttttttcagctgtgatagaaGGTCATCTATTTTCAAGTCCCATGTTTTCAACACTTTTATTATTTAGGAATCAATGAAAACTCCCAACTCTGAAGATTGATGCTTACATttggaagattttttttttctgttaatTCAGGAACCTTTGGGTTCAGAATCCATTGATGAAAATGCTTACTCCAAACTAATTGCCATAATCATCCTATGTTGGTGCACCATTGCTTTCTTTGTCACGTTTTCTAGGAACACCATTGCCTTTTGGTTGAGAAAACAGCGATGCCATACCTTCTTTCCTTGGTCTGGATAAGCAGTtcgttctctctttttttttgaggcCAAGGGTAGGTTGGTTATGTAGGTTAAAACTGTTCgtatgttttctttttccttttccttttaacCTGTGATGATAACCAAAGACAGGCATGCATTTTGATAAAAAATGAACTACGATCAGGTTTCAAGCTTTCAGAAAACTTATTTTTCTGTTTTAGTCCCAAGGTCACCACTCTGAAGATGCATATTATTACATTTGGAAATTTCCCCTTTCAGCTTAGGATTCAGCATTGATTGATGAAAAGACTTTAGCCCGGTCCAGTCACTGTTGTTACCTGTTCATATGTTTCTTTGCCCTGATATTTGCTCCTTTGGTGAACGCAGAGGAAATGGATTGGGACAAGAATGGAACAGTGACCTTCAAGGAATTCCTTTTCGCTTTTACTCGCTGGGTGGGGATCGATAAtgaagacgacgacgaggacgatGAAGAAGCAGCATGAGTGTGTCAACTGAAGATTATTAGGCGTTCTGAATTGGCCAAGTCAGCCCCTCAGGAGGCCTCCAGCAGCTTCCTCCTGCCGCAGATCAGAAGTAGTAGCTCATGTTCTGTGTGACaactgccaagccgatgatagATGTTTATGTTCGTATAAATAGAATGAACACTAGTCGTGTTAAAGAAAATTTGCTGATAA is a window encoding:
- the LOC8071638 gene encoding probable calcium-binding protein CML21, yielding MGGVMSGDSPRHSSPASKLEKKMVEAMKQRALKGTSMKSFNSVIMKFPKIDENLRNCRTIFQQFDEDSNGEIDQLELKHCFQKLGIESTDEEIKALFQACDIYEHMGMKFNEFIVFLCLVYLLNDPAVSEARKRMGLGNLEPTFETLVESFVFLDKNKDGYVSKSEMIQAINETIGGERSSGRIGVKRFEEMDWDKNGTVTFKEFLFAFTRWVGIDNEDDDEDDEEAA